From Pseudoleptotrichia goodfellowii, a single genomic window includes:
- a CDS encoding type 2 periplasmic-binding domain-containing protein, translating into MKKKITYLLLIIAILLVACGKSQSKGDNKDSGKKLEGHLISENPKELTVFAIHLGKALNPDAPVYKKAAEMTNIKLKNVASQNQTDQKEAYNLLVSSGELPDIVAYEFTEDLEGLGIDGGLVPLEDLIDKYAPNIKKFWEENPRYKQDAIAADGHIYMIPNYYDYFNFMPSTGYYIRKDWIKKLNLKDPVTTDDLYNVLVAFRDKDPNGNGKKDEVPLFSRGDTVAKVLQPLADIFKARAFWYDDKDAVKFGPAQAEYKEAMKQLAKWYKEGLIDKEIFTRGINARDYMLSNNLGGFTIDWFGSTSSYNNKLGKTIQGFDFGIIAPATFNGDNKTYQARTTYLGGWGISSKSKNVVEAIKYFDFWYSPEGRRLWNFGIEGDDYKLVDGKPVFTDKILKNSQGKTPLAVIRESGAQFRLGMPQDSEYEKQWYVKEAVDAIDFYLKNNYVHELMPILKYTKDESKEFIKINTQLNSYVEEMSQKWIMGVSDVDKDWDSYIKRLNDIGLAKAEKIQLEAYKRFTKK; encoded by the coding sequence ATGAAAAAGAAAATTACTTATTTATTGTTAATTATAGCAATATTATTGGTTGCCTGTGGAAAATCACAGTCAAAAGGAGATAACAAAGATAGCGGTAAAAAATTGGAAGGTCATTTAATTTCAGAAAATCCTAAAGAACTGACAGTTTTTGCTATTCATTTGGGAAAAGCTTTAAATCCTGATGCACCTGTGTATAAAAAAGCAGCCGAAATGACAAATATAAAATTGAAAAATGTAGCATCACAAAATCAGACAGATCAGAAAGAAGCATATAATTTACTTGTATCTTCAGGAGAATTACCTGATATAGTTGCTTATGAATTTACTGAAGATTTGGAAGGATTGGGAATAGACGGAGGGCTTGTTCCATTAGAAGATTTAATAGATAAATATGCTCCGAATATTAAAAAATTCTGGGAAGAAAATCCGAGATACAAACAGGATGCAATAGCAGCTGACGGACATATTTATATGATACCTAACTATTATGATTATTTTAATTTTATGCCGTCTACAGGTTATTATATAAGAAAAGACTGGATAAAAAAATTGAATTTGAAAGATCCTGTAACAACAGATGATTTATATAATGTGCTTGTAGCTTTCAGAGATAAAGATCCTAACGGAAACGGAAAAAAAGACGAAGTACCTTTATTTAGTAGAGGAGATACTGTAGCAAAAGTTTTACAACCTTTAGCTGATATATTTAAGGCGAGAGCTTTCTGGTATGATGATAAAGATGCAGTAAAATTCGGACCTGCACAGGCTGAATACAAAGAAGCTATGAAACAGTTGGCAAAATGGTATAAAGAAGGATTAATTGATAAAGAAATTTTTACAAGAGGAATTAACGCAAGAGATTACATGCTTTCCAATAACTTGGGAGGTTTTACAATAGACTGGTTCGGAAGTACAAGCTCTTATAACAATAAACTTGGTAAAACAATACAGGGATTTGATTTCGGAATAATAGCACCTGCAACATTTAACGGAGATAATAAAACATATCAGGCAAGAACTACATACTTAGGAGGCTGGGGAATAAGCTCAAAATCCAAAAATGTCGTAGAAGCCATAAAATATTTTGATTTCTGGTACTCTCCTGAAGGAAGAAGACTATGGAATTTCGGTATTGAAGGTGATGATTATAAATTGGTAGACGGAAAACCTGTATTTACAGATAAAATATTGAAAAATTCTCAAGGGAAAACTCCTTTAGCTGTAATCAGAGAATCGGGAGCACAATTCAGATTGGGAATGCCTCAGGATTCCGAATATGAAAAACAATGGTATGTAAAAGAAGCTGTTGATGCAATAGATTTTTATTTGAAAAATAATTATGTTCATGAACTAATGCCTATATTAAAATACACAAAAGATGAATCTAAAGAATTTATAAAAATAAATACACAATTAAATTCTTATGTGGAAGAAATGTCTCAAAAATGGATAATGGGAGTTTCTGATGTAGATAAAGACTGGGACAGTTATATAAAAAGATTAAATGATATAGGACTGGCAAAGGCTGAAAAAATACAACTGGAAGCGTATAAAAGATTTACGAAAAAATAG
- a CDS encoding polysaccharide lyase 8 family protein, which produces MKNTVLLMMMIIASISSGITQKNEFDKIRKKWFEIIVGLPEENNGRTDKNMGKYVSQIEKDAEKAIEKLNKEEDKKSLFNDLKDMKNGAHILSSFQNVKAMAKAYMMPGTKYYKNKDLKKTITESLEWLNKNAYHEGLDELGNWWQWEIGIPKSVNEIGIIMYGEIPQSLLINLMNASKYFQPYATHSGSSPAAKYSTSPNKRVSKGGNRMDTAIISFGRGVLTKDKVETMNGVNAVGEIGEIVTNEDGFYSDGSFIQHENVAYSGTYASVLFNGLGTLLYVSEGTVFFPKDPRLENLYKSITKGYSYLMINGGINDSVSGRSISRDNSNDLERGKSLIAAFAIISEGVESPYKEEIKKLVKKSVLENNFFNVVEKINNPVIKRIIKNIVENSNIKIEEMSGTKIFSSMDRAVQVNKKNGKFLVSMHSSRIANYETMNGENLKGWHTGDGMTYIYGISSSDYVDFWETVDNLHLSGTTESTNDRGLGSGERRLPSAVSPNSWAGGATDGKSAMIGMDFISWNNKTVAKKSWFMLGEEIVALGSGISSSDGEIHTTLDNKIINDINDKKITVNGGTVTGIKKVPGTKGTYINFTDKKTNENIGYKILNTPILTINIEKRKGSWKEIGGKSQDIKEKTYFKVYAEHGKNPKDSKYAYIVLPMFSEEEVKNYNEDNIKIIRMDNDVHAIEDKQRKITGINFWGSKEITIAGIKAVSPISIVKTEKGNEIILAVSDPTQLSKYETIIELDGEYSLLSQNNSVKLNVKNGKTEIKVNLVNQGKSVVINLKKI; this is translated from the coding sequence TTGAAAAATACAGTACTTTTAATGATGATGATTATAGCTTCAATTTCTTCGGGTATAACTCAAAAAAATGAATTTGACAAAATAAGAAAAAAATGGTTTGAAATAATTGTCGGACTGCCTGAAGAAAATAACGGTCGAACTGATAAAAATATGGGCAAATACGTATCACAGATAGAAAAAGATGCGGAAAAAGCAATAGAAAAACTTAATAAAGAAGAAGATAAAAAAAGTTTATTTAATGATTTGAAAGATATGAAAAACGGTGCACATATATTAAGTTCATTTCAGAATGTAAAAGCTATGGCAAAAGCTTATATGATGCCGGGAACAAAATATTATAAAAATAAGGATTTGAAAAAAACAATAACCGAATCATTGGAATGGCTTAATAAAAATGCTTATCATGAAGGATTGGACGAGCTCGGAAACTGGTGGCAGTGGGAAATAGGTATTCCTAAAAGTGTAAATGAAATAGGAATAATAATGTACGGAGAAATTCCTCAAAGTCTGTTAATTAATTTGATGAATGCTTCAAAATATTTTCAGCCTTATGCTACCCATTCGGGATCAAGCCCTGCAGCAAAATATTCGACTTCTCCCAATAAGAGAGTTTCCAAAGGCGGAAACAGAATGGATACGGCAATTATCTCATTCGGAAGAGGAGTGTTGACAAAAGATAAAGTTGAAACAATGAACGGAGTAAATGCGGTCGGAGAAATCGGAGAAATCGTTACAAATGAAGACGGATTTTATTCAGACGGTTCTTTTATACAGCATGAAAATGTAGCATACAGCGGAACTTATGCAAGTGTATTGTTTAACGGATTGGGTACTTTACTTTATGTTTCTGAGGGAACAGTTTTTTTTCCTAAGGATCCGAGACTGGAAAATCTTTATAAATCAATTACAAAAGGATACAGTTATTTAATGATAAACGGCGGAATAAATGACTCGGTCAGCGGAAGATCCATATCGAGAGATAATTCCAATGATCTGGAAAGAGGAAAATCGTTAATAGCAGCTTTTGCAATAATTTCCGAAGGTGTTGAATCGCCTTATAAAGAAGAAATAAAAAAACTGGTAAAGAAAAGCGTACTGGAAAATAATTTTTTCAATGTTGTAGAAAAAATTAATAATCCTGTAATAAAAAGAATTATAAAAAATATTGTTGAAAACAGTAATATAAAAATAGAAGAAATGTCAGGAACAAAAATATTTTCTTCAATGGACAGAGCTGTTCAGGTAAATAAAAAAAATGGAAAATTTCTCGTTTCAATGCATTCTTCAAGAATAGCCAACTATGAAACAATGAACGGGGAAAATCTGAAAGGATGGCATACCGGAGATGGAATGACTTATATTTACGGAATTTCTTCGTCGGATTATGTTGATTTTTGGGAAACAGTTGATAATCTTCATTTATCCGGAACAACTGAAAGTACAAATGATAGAGGTTTAGGTTCGGGAGAAAGAAGACTTCCTTCAGCGGTATCGCCTAATTCATGGGCAGGAGGAGCTACGGACGGTAAGTCGGCAATGATAGGAATGGATTTTATATCATGGAATAATAAAACTGTTGCCAAAAAGTCGTGGTTTATGCTCGGAGAGGAAATAGTAGCTTTAGGTTCGGGTATTTCCAGTAGTGATGGAGAAATTCATACAACATTGGATAATAAAATAATAAACGATATAAATGATAAAAAAATAACTGTAAACGGTGGAACAGTAACAGGAATAAAAAAAGTACCGGGAACAAAAGGAACTTACATAAATTTTACAGATAAAAAAACAAATGAAAATATCGGATATAAAATTTTGAATACTCCTATTTTAACAATCAATATTGAAAAAAGAAAAGGAAGCTGGAAAGAAATAGGAGGGAAATCTCAGGATATAAAAGAAAAGACATATTTTAAAGTATATGCAGAGCATGGAAAAAATCCTAAAGATTCTAAATATGCATATATAGTTTTACCGATGTTCAGTGAAGAAGAAGTAAAAAATTATAACGAGGATAATATTAAAATCATACGTATGGATAATGATGTACATGCGATAGAAGATAAACAGAGAAAAATTACAGGAATAAATTTTTGGGGAAGTAAAGAAATAACAATTGCAGGTATTAAAGCAGTTTCTCCTATTTCAATAGTAAAAACAGAAAAAGGAAATGAAATTATTCTTGCAGTAAGTGATCCTACACAACTTTCCAAATATGAGACAATAATAGAACTGGATGGAGAATACAGTCTTTTATCTCAAAATAACAGTGTAAAATTAAATGTTAAAAATGGAAAAACAGAAATAAAAGTAAATCTTGTAAATCAAGGGAAATCAGTTGTTATAAATTTAAAAAAAATTTGA
- a CDS encoding autotransporter outer membrane beta-barrel domain-containing protein: protein MKKNKLSLFILLAILMCNQGHATLYPDQNNNTDPRRNHLITNKIITPNDLNGDTVISIQPGKYAILLGKEDTDSPVNIDIEYSQNKNKKIININSGITNNNFVINRGIIKGKNKSNFNFELISIQKGKFRNEGILEISGAKGVGINVTNTAELENKGEISVGNKAKGIFLNYNNSKFENYAKINVTGQESIGITGNKNKKANITSYHNGVIEVRDKATGVSLENKVFFKNEGQINVFSNNRLTSGSEAIGVNINSEDKNSFENYGIINVKGTGKNPYSGYNAKGIFINNQNGNALNFGIINADNNGIGVISKGYFTNSGTINADGKSVGINILKTNTVPIEKTVNTGVIKASGESYGIQAAGNANFENSENGKIYVSEGATGIVAVKESSETENGNVINKGNIFVSGDKSTGIQANDNRKITTTGLVEVDAGKYTTGIKASGENSQLTNAGKIVHKGDEKNTSNAAVSQMKGTIENKGEIEVLSGKLSSGIAVGENSFGINSEAGKIKINEGTGIKIEKNGIGINKGEILLKNRTTTGISLSNSIFINDTGKIIGDEKGNAVISKPLTNNTVVLKNRNSVNGNIIGNTGIDTLFLENANIDRINVKKYNSLNLIGNSYIKNSEISLESHENAQKYSEDIKKSLERESYISNRTGTLTLEDSTLTLNKADSTPIYVNGNQIILKGKISLLFKGEGKEFSTSEYLGGIKVDGSQAKFEDTLVWAYRKKGNTDVVLSKNRYSDVNRNKNLNDFAEYLEAERNANKTNGDLDKVIGKMEMLKNKEDFNNALAQISGVVHSYVIDSVLQESELFKDLSLKKVFSRDITRNSPLNSVTHNIFYINDTGNLSGTIEAERKEKGVAGIWEKQIINDNKLGFIYGASKGDLNFKKNNAGNAHLETVYFGGYYNYNLNNKISFLTTVGTTYSHASIKREINIGNQNYKFNSSYPVITLGADSKIIYTPIEKNIFKVSIYGGIGFKRVFQGNINENREELPSRASNLTIKNSPVNEKYYNSVVPSIGINFEKAGLLFNKVYRFGIGAGYETETGNINKFKYYKLQGLNNEHKVKSANMKNVFFYNIDTVLGLTENLAITANYKHVKGKEYKSDKITLGFEYKGNIFKNNIFNSIVAKLSNSRKNSRWKKTLGFTLEAEDPSDRAYYYGNILSSGDYSKSADYKPLVWLTLSDTKSKISYYFEGYYKNNSMFQGKSSREDIISSSRLMAEMRYRNTFSKGNYGFSIGYKIENLKKPKNYPKKDYYVSKSGFHELKLDGNISYNLGNGLYFTGKTTGMIDFYYKGERKNQVDYKVENQYGFVYNGFSPKWKLQLMYFRDDRRFDSKNNVRKYVSEQLRSSVIYNFGNGDSVTFDLRLPLGKGAWYETAETKERKSEVYEYRYGIKYNKGIVPGLNIFASLAISEIKVKNTDEKSSKYGEKTRNHVFKPSIGINYSF from the coding sequence ATGAAGAAAAATAAATTGTCACTTTTCATACTTTTAGCAATATTAATGTGTAATCAGGGACATGCGACATTATATCCTGATCAGAACAACAATACTGATCCCCGAAGAAATCATTTGATAACCAATAAAATTATAACTCCGAATGATTTGAACGGGGATACGGTAATAAGTATTCAACCTGGAAAATATGCTATATTGTTGGGAAAAGAGGATACAGACAGTCCTGTTAATATAGATATTGAGTATTCTCAAAACAAAAATAAGAAAATTATAAATATAAATTCCGGAATTACAAATAATAATTTTGTTATAAATCGTGGAATTATTAAAGGAAAGAATAAAAGTAATTTTAATTTTGAGCTGATTTCCATTCAAAAAGGAAAATTCAGAAATGAAGGAATACTTGAAATTTCAGGAGCTAAAGGAGTAGGAATAAACGTTACAAATACTGCCGAATTGGAAAATAAAGGAGAAATTTCTGTAGGAAATAAAGCAAAAGGAATATTTTTAAATTATAATAATTCAAAGTTTGAGAATTACGCGAAAATAAATGTTACAGGGCAAGAAAGTATCGGAATAACAGGAAATAAAAATAAAAAAGCCAATATAACTTCTTATCATAACGGTGTAATAGAAGTAAGAGATAAAGCAACGGGAGTTTCTTTGGAAAATAAAGTATTTTTCAAAAATGAAGGTCAAATAAATGTATTTTCTAATAATAGATTGACATCAGGATCCGAGGCAATCGGAGTAAATATAAATTCCGAAGATAAAAATTCTTTTGAAAACTATGGAATAATAAATGTTAAAGGAACAGGTAAAAATCCTTACAGCGGATATAATGCCAAAGGTATATTTATAAACAACCAAAATGGAAATGCTTTGAATTTTGGGATTATAAATGCTGATAATAACGGGATAGGAGTTATATCTAAAGGTTATTTTACAAATAGCGGTACTATAAATGCAGACGGAAAATCTGTCGGAATCAATATACTGAAAACAAATACGGTTCCGATAGAAAAAACTGTAAATACCGGTGTGATAAAAGCGTCAGGAGAAAGTTACGGAATACAGGCTGCAGGAAATGCAAATTTTGAAAATAGTGAAAACGGGAAAATTTATGTTTCAGAAGGTGCGACAGGAATTGTTGCTGTTAAAGAAAGTAGTGAAACTGAAAATGGAAATGTAATAAATAAAGGAAATATTTTTGTTTCGGGAGATAAAAGTACGGGAATACAGGCGAATGACAATAGAAAAATTACAACAACAGGGCTTGTAGAAGTTGATGCAGGAAAATATACAACAGGAATAAAAGCTTCAGGTGAAAATTCTCAGCTTACAAATGCAGGAAAAATAGTTCATAAGGGAGATGAAAAAAATACTTCAAATGCTGCTGTATCTCAAATGAAAGGGACGATAGAAAATAAAGGAGAAATAGAAGTATTAAGCGGAAAACTTTCTTCGGGAATAGCTGTAGGAGAAAATTCCTTCGGAATAAATTCTGAAGCCGGAAAAATAAAGATAAATGAAGGTACCGGAATAAAAATAGAAAAAAACGGAATAGGTATAAATAAAGGAGAAATTCTTTTAAAAAATAGAACTACAACAGGAATAAGTCTTTCAAATTCGATTTTTATAAATGACACAGGGAAAATTATCGGAGATGAAAAGGGAAATGCTGTAATATCAAAGCCTTTAACAAATAATACTGTTGTATTGAAAAATAGAAATTCTGTAAACGGTAATATTATCGGAAATACAGGAATAGATACTTTGTTTCTTGAAAATGCTAATATTGACAGGATAAATGTTAAAAAATACAATTCATTGAATTTAATCGGAAATTCTTATATTAAAAATTCCGAAATATCACTGGAAAGTCATGAAAATGCCCAAAAATATTCAGAAGACATAAAAAAATCTTTGGAAAGAGAAAGTTACATAAGTAACCGAACGGGAACTTTGACATTGGAAGATTCAACATTGACTTTAAATAAAGCGGATAGTACTCCTATATATGTAAACGGTAATCAGATAATATTAAAAGGGAAAATAAGTTTATTGTTCAAAGGAGAAGGTAAAGAATTTTCTACTTCTGAATATCTTGGAGGAATAAAAGTAGACGGAAGTCAGGCAAAATTTGAGGATACATTAGTATGGGCATACAGAAAAAAAGGAAATACCGATGTAGTGCTTAGTAAAAATAGATATTCCGATGTGAACAGAAATAAAAATTTGAACGACTTTGCAGAATATTTGGAAGCTGAGCGAAATGCAAACAAAACGAACGGAGATTTGGATAAAGTTATAGGAAAAATGGAAATGTTAAAAAATAAAGAAGATTTTAATAATGCTTTAGCTCAAATTTCAGGTGTTGTACATTCTTATGTTATTGACTCGGTTTTACAAGAATCGGAATTATTCAAAGATTTAAGTTTAAAAAAAGTATTTTCGAGAGACATTACAAGAAACAGTCCTTTAAATTCGGTAACACATAACATTTTTTATATAAACGATACAGGAAATTTATCGGGCACAATAGAAGCAGAACGTAAAGAAAAAGGAGTAGCAGGAATATGGGAAAAGCAGATTATCAATGATAATAAGTTAGGATTTATTTACGGAGCTTCCAAAGGAGATTTGAATTTTAAGAAGAATAATGCAGGAAATGCACATTTGGAAACAGTTTATTTCGGAGGTTACTATAATTATAACTTAAATAATAAAATTTCATTTTTGACAACGGTAGGAACAACGTATTCTCATGCTTCGATTAAAAGAGAAATTAATATCGGTAATCAAAATTATAAATTTAATTCGAGTTATCCTGTAATTACATTGGGAGCCGATTCAAAAATAATTTATACTCCGATAGAAAAAAATATATTTAAAGTATCGATTTACGGAGGAATAGGTTTTAAAAGGGTATTTCAGGGAAACATAAATGAAAATCGTGAGGAATTACCTTCACGGGCAAGTAATTTGACAATAAAAAATAGCCCTGTAAATGAAAAATACTATAATTCAGTGGTACCGTCCATAGGGATAAACTTTGAAAAGGCAGGACTTCTGTTTAACAAAGTTTACAGATTCGGAATAGGTGCAGGATATGAAACTGAAACAGGAAATATAAATAAATTCAAATATTATAAATTGCAGGGATTAAATAATGAACATAAAGTAAAATCTGCAAACATGAAAAATGTATTTTTTTATAATATAGATACTGTTTTAGGATTAACTGAAAATCTGGCAATAACTGCAAATTATAAACATGTCAAAGGAAAAGAATATAAATCCGATAAAATCACACTCGGTTTTGAATATAAAGGAAACATTTTCAAAAATAATATATTTAACAGTATTGTTGCAAAATTGAGTAACAGCAGAAAAAATTCAAGATGGAAAAAGACATTAGGATTTACCCTTGAAGCTGAAGATCCTTCGGACAGAGCGTATTATTACGGAAATATATTATCTTCAGGAGATTATTCAAAATCTGCAGATTATAAACCGCTGGTATGGTTGACTTTGTCAGATACAAAATCAAAGATTTCTTATTATTTTGAAGGATATTATAAAAATAACAGTATGTTTCAAGGGAAAAGTTCAAGGGAAGACATTATATCTTCAAGTCGTCTGATGGCAGAAATGAGATACAGAAATACTTTTTCCAAAGGAAACTACGGATTCAGTATAGGATATAAAATTGAAAATCTGAAAAAACCGAAAAATTATCCTAAAAAAGATTATTATGTGTCAAAGTCGGGATTTCATGAACTGAAATTGGATGGAAATATTTCTTATAATTTAGGTAACGGACTCTATTTTACAGGAAAAACTACAGGAATGATTGATTTTTATTATAAAGGAGAAAGAAAGAATCAAGTTGACTATAAGGTAGAAAATCAGTACGGATTTGTGTATAACGGGTTCTCGCCTAAGTGGAAGCTTCAACTGATGTATTTTAGAGATGACAGAAGATTTGACAGTAAAAATAATGTAAGAAAATACGTTTCTGAGCAGCTGAGATCGTCAGTAATTTATAATTTCGGTAATGGAGACAGCGTAACCTTTGACTTGAGATTGCCATTAGGAAAAGGAGCATGGTATGAAACTGCAGAAACAAAAGAAAGAAAATCCGAAGTATATGAGTACCGATACGGCATAAAATATAATAAAGGAATAGTACCGGGACTTAACATATTTGCTTCTTTGGCAATATCCGAGATAAAAGTAAAAAACACAGATGAAAAAAGCAGTAAATACGGAGAAAAAACGAGAAATCATGTGTTTAAACCCAGTATAGGTATAAATTACAGTTTTTAG
- a CDS encoding type 2 periplasmic-binding domain-containing protein, with amino-acid sequence MKVKKILIMTLICLTAILACKNEKSASDGGNGKKLSGNLITEKPREVTIFAIFQGKAIDGELPVFKKAFEETNIKLVSVASKNQSDEVQGFNLMLSSGKLPDIVAYELVSDFENLGMEGGLIPLEDLIDKHAPNIKKFFEENPRYKKDAIAADGHIYMIPNYNDYFNLKTTQGYYIRKDWLKKLNLQEPKTVDELYNVLVAFRDKDPNGNGKKDEVPLFLRGNIIRKIMMGLTDIFKARAVWYDDKGTPQFGPAQENYKEAMIQLAKWYKEGLIDKEVFTRGMNSRDYMLSNNLGGFTNDWFSSTGTYNDKLASKIPGFDLSIMLPPEYKGNNKTFFVRPTYIGGWGITSAAKNPVELIKYFDFWYSEAGRRLWNFGIEGEDYKMVDGKPVFTDKILKDPQGKNPLAVIRSTGAQYRLGMFQDAEAEKQLSGQTEAVDLYIKSNVIEDDLPVLKYTKEEAKEFLKIDTQLRAYTEEMTQKWILGVSDVQKDWDNYVKRLNEIGLKRAEEIQKTAYARFMKK; translated from the coding sequence ATGAAAGTAAAAAAGATTTTGATTATGACTTTAATTTGTTTAACAGCTATATTAGCGTGCAAAAATGAAAAATCTGCTTCGGACGGAGGAAACGGAAAAAAATTATCAGGAAATCTGATAACGGAAAAACCGAGAGAAGTAACGATATTTGCTATTTTCCAAGGGAAAGCCATAGACGGAGAATTGCCGGTGTTTAAAAAAGCTTTTGAAGAAACAAATATAAAACTTGTAAGTGTAGCTTCAAAAAATCAAAGTGATGAAGTACAGGGATTTAATTTAATGCTTTCTTCAGGGAAATTGCCGGACATTGTAGCATATGAACTTGTTTCGGATTTTGAAAATTTGGGAATGGAAGGCGGACTTATTCCTTTGGAGGATTTGATAGATAAACATGCTCCGAATATAAAAAAGTTTTTTGAAGAAAATCCGAGATACAAAAAAGATGCAATAGCAGCTGACGGGCATATATATATGATACCTAATTATAATGATTACTTTAATTTGAAAACTACTCAAGGATATTACATAAGAAAAGACTGGTTGAAAAAATTAAATCTTCAGGAGCCTAAAACAGTAGATGAATTATACAATGTACTTGTGGCTTTCAGAGATAAAGACCCTAACGGGAACGGTAAAAAAGATGAAGTACCGTTGTTCTTAAGAGGAAATATAATAAGAAAAATAATGATGGGATTAACTGATATATTTAAAGCGAGAGCAGTTTGGTATGATGATAAAGGAACTCCACAGTTCGGTCCTGCACAGGAAAATTATAAAGAAGCAATGATACAGTTAGCAAAATGGTATAAAGAAGGACTTATAGATAAAGAAGTATTTACAAGAGGAATGAATTCGAGAGATTACATGCTTTCCAATAATTTGGGAGGATTTACAAATGACTGGTTTTCAAGTACAGGAACTTATAATGACAAATTAGCATCAAAAATACCGGGATTTGATCTTTCAATTATGTTACCGCCTGAATATAAAGGAAATAATAAAACATTTTTTGTAAGACCTACATATATTGGAGGTTGGGGAATAACATCGGCAGCAAAAAATCCTGTTGAATTGATAAAATATTTTGATTTCTGGTATTCTGAAGCGGGAAGAAGACTTTGGAACTTCGGAATAGAAGGCGAAGACTACAAAATGGTAGATGGAAAACCTGTATTTACAGATAAAATATTAAAAGATCCTCAAGGAAAAAATCCTTTAGCAGTAATAAGATCAACAGGAGCACAATACAGATTGGGTATGTTCCAGGATGCAGAAGCTGAAAAACAATTATCGGGACAAACTGAGGCAGTAGATTTATATATAAAATCCAATGTAATAGAAGATGATTTACCTGTATTGAAATATACAAAAGAAGAAGCAAAAGAATTTTTGAAAATAGACACTCAATTAAGAGCGTATACTGAAGAAATGACTCAAAAATGGATACTTGGTGTTTCAGATGTACAAAAAGACTGGGATAACTATGTAAAAAGATTAAACGAGATAGGCTTAAAAAGAGCTGAAGAAATACAAAAAACAGCTTATGCAAGATTTATGAAAAAATAA